A single region of the Manihot esculenta cultivar AM560-2 chromosome 12, M.esculenta_v8, whole genome shotgun sequence genome encodes:
- the LOC110627789 gene encoding cyclin-D3-2 → MTLQEEENRQLLSPALVLDGLYCEEQGIEEDYASGDSGSEVYDQVVRKDSPFSCVLLEQDLFWEDDELCTLLSKEKESHFCFDNVVSDGSLMVVRKEAIDWVLRVKAHYGFTALTGVLAVNYFDRFISTLKFPTDKPWMSQLASVACLSLAAKVEETQVPLLLDLQVEESKYVFEAKTIKRMELLVLSTLQWRMNPVTPISFFDHIIRRLGLKNHLHWEFLRRCERLLLSVIADSRFMSYLPSTLATAAMLHVIKEVEPCNRVNYQHELMSVINISENKVNECYKLISELSGSENRSCKRKYPLTSGSPSGVIDAYFSCGSSNESWAVSSTVSSSSVSRFKRNRTQDQQMRLPSLNRMFVDFLSNPY, encoded by the exons ATGACTTTGCAGGAAGAGGAGAATCGACAGCTTCTCAGCCCAGCATTAGTTCTCGATGGATTATACTGCGAAGAGCAGGGCATTGAGGAAGATTATGCTTCTGGTGATAGTGGTAGTGAAGTTTATGATCAGGTTGTGAGAAAGGACTCGCCTTTTTCTTGTGTTCTGCTTGAACAAGACTTGTTTTGGGAAGATGATGAGCTGTGTACTCTGCTCTCTAAAGAAAAAGAGAGCCACTTTTGCTTTGATAATGTAGTCTCTGATGGGTCTTTAATGGTGGTTCGTAAGGAGGCTATTGATTGGGTTTTGAGGGTAAAGGCTCACTATGGGTTCACTGCCTTGACCGGCGTTCTTGCTGTGAACTACTTTGATAGGTTCATTTCAACTTTAAAGTTTCCAACAGACAAGCCTTGGATGAGTCAACTTGCTTCTGTGGCTTGTTTGTCTCTGGCTGCCAAAGTGGAGGAGACCCAAGTGCCTCTTCTTTTAGACTTGCAA GTGGAGGAATCAAAGTATGTTTTTGAAGCCAAGACTATAAAGAGAATGGAGCTTCTGGTGCTCTCTACTCTTCAATGGAGGATGAATCCTGTGACTCCAATTTCCTTCTTTGATCACATTATAAGGAGGCTTGGACTAAAGAATCACTTGCATTGGGAATTTCTTAGGAGGTGTGAGCGTTTACTTCTCTCTGTCATTGCGG ATTCGAGGTTCATGAGTTATCTTCCTTCTACATTAGCTACTGCAGCTATGCTGCATGTTATTAAGGAGGTTGAGCCTTGTAATCGAGTGAACTACCAGCATGAACTTATGTCTGTGATCAACATCAGTGAG AACAAAGTGAATGAGTGTTACAAGCTCATTTCAGAGCTATCAGGCAGTGAAAATCGAAGCTGCAAGCGGAAGTATCCATTGACATCCGGCAGTCCTAGTGGAGTCATCGATGCATACTTCAGCTGTGGTAGTTCAAATGAGTCATGGGCTGTGTCATCAACAGTCTCCTCATCATCAGTGTCTCGGTTCAAAAGGAATAGAACCCAAGATCAGCAGATGAGGTTGCCCTCACTAAATCGAATGTTCGTGGATTTTCTTAGCAATccttattaa